From a single Salmo salar chromosome ssa22, Ssal_v3.1, whole genome shotgun sequence genomic region:
- the LOC106582771 gene encoding high mobility group protein HMGI-C translates to MSNSGTKEPSPQPGVAQSPVSTPPRRGRGRPRKQQQEPTGPPTPKRPRGRPRGSKNKGPRATPKKVEPVGERRPRGRPRKWPQKAVQEVIQEQQSPSEETEGPSQSQSLPAEASPSQAPAQEVEEGE, encoded by the exons atGAGCAACAGTGGGACCAAGGAGCCATCACCACAGCCAGGTGTGGCCCAATCACCTGTCTCCACACCTCCACGCAGGGGCCGGGGACGCCCACGGAAACAACAGCAG GAGCCCACTGGCCCCCCAACACCAAAGAGACCCAGAGGACGACCCAGAGGAAGCAAGAACAAGGGGCCTCGTGCCACACCCAAG AAAGTAGAGCCAGTTGGGGAGAGAAGACCTCGGGGCCGGCCAAGGAAATGG CCCCAGAAAGCAGTTCAAGAGGTAATCCAGGAACAGCAG AGTCCTTCAGAAGAAACTGAGGGCCCCTCACAGTCACAGTCTCTGCCCGCTGAGGCTTCGCCGTCTCAGGCTCCAGCCCAGGAAGTGGAAGAGGGGGAATAG
- the LOC106582770 gene encoding calglandulin isoform X2 has protein sequence MANALLQEQITEYKGAFEMFHEEGNGTVKIQGLERLMSLMGINPTKRELLQTAEDVDKDGKGTFNRESFLGLMALVHESARGQHAVLRAAFKVFEKEAEGCIEWNTLKYVLMNVGEPQNELEAEQMTKADKDGDGSFDYEGQSRLVSFDFYLSENDLDKVEQITFLPLKA, from the exons ATGGCAAATGCTCTATTACAAGAACAGATCACTGAGTATAAAGGTGCTTTTGAGATgtttcatgaggaaggaaatggAACTGTGAAGATACAGGGCCTGGAGCGACTGATGAGTTTAATGGGAATCAATCCCACCAAGAGAGAGCTACTTCAGACAGCCGAAGATGTGGACAAAGATG GCAAAGGTACTTTTAATCGTGAGAGCTTCCTGGGTTTGATGGCATTGGTTCATGAAAGCGCAAGGGGCCAACATGCTGTGCTACGAGCTGCTTTCAAGGTGTTTGAGAAAGAGGCCGAGGGATGTATCGAGTGGAATACCCTGAA GTATGTGTTGATGAATGTAGGAGAACCACAGAATGAGTTAGAGGCAGAGCAAATGACGAAGGCAGATAAAGATGGAGATGGAAGCTTTGATTATGAAGGTCAGAGTAGACTAGTCTCTTTTGATTTTTATCTTTCTGAGAATGACCTGGATAAGGTTGAACAAATAACCTTTTTACCATTAAAAGCATAA
- the LOC106582770 gene encoding uncharacterized protein C3orf18 homolog isoform X1 has translation MDSTMAKTSASFLSTVSSMTPTSMTSLLAVTTDARMERDNVTASRTTLMTSTITITTTNETSYNATKLSEVALEGSGMGMVLVPFGIITVIGLALVMMLYIRKRKRLEKLRHQLMPMYNFDPAEEQDDLEQELLDHNRDGNLTGSNNKTLTTSQGMTQRPSRLVFTDVANVLNA, from the exons ATGGATTCGACCATGGCCAAAACCAGCGCTAGCtttctctccactgtctccaGCATGACCCCCACCTCCATGACCTCCCTCCTCGCCGTTACCACGGACGCAAGGATGGAACGGGACAATGTCACCGCATCCAGAACAACACTCATGACCAGTACCATTACTATAACAACAACCAACGAGACAAGCTACAACGCCACCAAGCTGTCAGAGGTGGCGTTAGAAGGCTCGGGGATGGGCATGGTGCTGGTGCCCTTTGGCATCATCACTGTAATTGGCCTGGCATTGGTCATG ATGTTGTATATCAGGAAACGGAAGAG ACTGGAGAAGCTGAGGCACCAGCTGATGCCCATGTATAACTTTGACCCGGCAGAGGAACAGGATGACCTGGAACAGGAACTACTGGACCACAACCGGGACGGCAACCTCACAGGATCCAATAACAAG ACTCTCACGACCTCCCAGGGGATGACGCAGAGGCCCAGTCGCCTGGTCTTCACAGACGTAGCCAACGTTCTCAATGCATAA